AGCCCTCTCACTGAAATCCTTAGAGAAACTGATCAGTTCTCACATGTAAAAAAATAAATCTGAAAACTGCTCTTTGTTGGTGGCTGCAAAATGCCTGCAGTCTGACCCGCAGCTCCGGCCGCGCATGTCGGAGGTGTCGCAGGAGCTCACCGGCTGCGTCCAGCGCAGCGCCAGCAGCAGGAGGGGCGGCTTCCTCTACAGCGCGTCGATGCGCAGCGACGTCTCGGATTGGTGATGCCCGTCCATCTGAACATACTTACTAGAACAGCGTGTGAGGGTAAGCAACACTGGTTAAGCTAGACAATGTAAAAAGTGAGTGTATGTGAGTGTGGGTGCTACATTTTTCTACTGTGGTGAAATGAGTCATGTTTGAAAATGTGGTGAACATGTAACTGCACTGAGTCCTTCTCTCCCCGTGTGTTTACCCATGTAAAGAGAGCACATGTAAGCAAGTCTGATACTTCACTGAAAAGAAAGCATAAGTAGGTACTAACATCAAAGATCATCAGCACTGACATTCTGATCACATCATAAAACTCACAAGCTCGTTGATCGCCTCTCGCGAGAGAGCAAACACCACACAAGGCAAGCGCCGTCTCGGCATCCTTCTTCTAATACACAATGACACGCACCACGACGAGTGttcgagaaaagaaaaggaaaaaggctcAAACAACCAGCACCTCTTCTGAGACCTAGTACACATATGATTAGCTAGCAAACCACTACTACTGACTTGCATACGGTAATCGAGCCCTAGTATACATCGTCGCGACAAGAAAAGAAAACAATCTCACTAGAACACCACTGCAAGGGCATTGCTTGATGCCTCAACACACACTAGGGTCTAGGGTCACATCACAAGGGAGAAGTACTTCACATCGCGGTGGCCATGACGACGGATTCGCTTCCCCTGGATACTCTGGTTGAGATTTTCCTGCAACAGCAGAATGGGTGCATCCATCAGTAAGACAGGAAACCAAAGTTGGGTGGCACAAACTGGTGGAGTGGATTACTAGTCACTGtccatggatgatgtggattacctgcaTGGGGCGGCCTCACAGGCCTTGGTCAGTTTAAATGCAAGCTGCACGATGGCGATTCTGACGGCTGGTTCTGTGGATCCGCTGGTTGCTGCTTCCTCCAGTGCAGAAAGGAACTCCCTCTGTGCTCTCGCGGATACAAAGACTTGGCTCGGCTTGTAAACCGTGCTTAGATCCACCACCTGGGCGGACACACACAAATCAGCAAATGCACAACTGTAGTTCTTCAGACATGGAGATGATTGCAGGTATAAACAGATTGCTACTAGTACTTAGCTTACCTGCTGAATCCAAGGTAGGGCCAGGTCAAATAACTTTGTGTCAAGGAACTGCCCAGCAATAACCCTTAAAAGTTCATTTGCCGTTTCGCGCGACAACTTGTCAAGAACAGGCCCAGTTCTGTCCATCAGGTCAATCAGATCATCAGAATCACCATAGCTAAGGGCTTCAGCATATGCAGGCTCCATGCCGTCAGCACCGCGAAACTCGCCAGCCTGATTAGAAGCACACAATGCATTTTGCAGGTCAGGCTGATCACATGGACCCGTAAATGGAACCGGGAAGGCCCCCTTGACCCCAGATGCGCGACTCCTCACTGAACTTGGAATGTAACTTTCCTCTGAGCTCCCAGCCCCAGGCTTCATAACTCTGTTACGAGCATGGGCCTTCAGAAACTCATGACCCTCTTTTACGCAAGTGCTCGTGCCCTTAGATGGTAGATCGTGAGCCCACTTCTTCTCTTGTTTCAAATGAGGAATTGTTGGTGGCCTAAAGTTGGCATCAACGGATGATCTTGGTGTCGAATTAGAAAGCCTGGGTGAAGAAGAGACACTCTGGTTCTTAAAACCCTTGGAGCCAGGAAGTTGATAGCGGCTTTCACTCTGAGTGATTGTATACACAGTTTTGTCTACAGCATACTCCAAATTGTGTACTTTTGAGTTCAGCACTGACATGTTCTCCACAGAATTCGACATGAACTCCTACAAGAAACAGGTGAAGAAAAGTAAGTGCGCTGTTGCTCCACAGTAGTTAGTACAAAAAAGGTGCTTGGGAAGGCAATTCTTTGCAGTTCATCTTTACATACGTGGTTTGTTCATAAGTATTTGTATACGACACAGCATTTTTCCATGTGAAGAATATGCATTATTTTTCTATAAATGATAGATGAGAACGATAATAGTAACCATTAACGTGAATTCTTGTTCATGATttttattatcaacgtgaattgccctTTGTTTTGTCTAAACTGGCAATAGGCCTGTGCAGGTGCTTGAAAGGAAACAATTCATCATGTAACTAAAATAATATACATGATGTTAACTTTTGAACTAAATCGTTACTGCGCTTTACTATCAGATCACATAGATAAACATTGTGTAAATTGGGCAAGTATAGAAAGGAGTTAATTCAACAAGATCAAAAAGATTTGCTTGCTTTCAACAACTAAAAGTTATGAGAATCACCTGCAAAAGATCAAAAAGATTTGCTTGCTTCCTTTCCATCTCTTGTAGTTGCTTCCTAATAAGGGCCAATTCTTTCGTCGCACTCAGGCAACAAGTATGTGTGCCATGTGAAGTGACATCTGTAACAGTGGAGTCTATGCTCTTGGTCTCTCGAGCCCTAGGGCAAAGCTCAGTGACATCTTCAGTGACTTCCAGAGCAGAGGTGACATGCTTCGTCTCATAGCTCCTGCTGGCTACTTCTGATAAAGAGGAGCATTCTTGTTTATCATCCATAGGGTCGTAGTCAGACTTGATGTCTTCATCTACAATTCCATAAGGACTTCCTTTTGTATATTTCAACATGCGGTTGCTGCCATATCCCTTTTTCCCAAGATCTGGCACTGTATTCTGTTTAGGGACTGATATCTCCACATGCCAGTCACTTGACTTCAAATGCTGCTGATTTGAGGCATTGTTTTGAGGTATCTTGTTGACAGACAATGGGGATCTCTTCTTTACTGAAGTGATAGAACTGCCACTGAGAACAGATGCTGAAGGTGTAGGATCAACTCTCCTAAAAGAAGTCGCTCTTGATCCACCATCATGTACACTTCTGGCATCATTATGGTCACCAAAAAAGTTTTCTGCCAGGGAAGAGAGAAGATTTCAGTACACATAATAGAAACAAAGCTAATTATATTAGTTGAGTTAATGCTTGAGGACAAAGTATTGCATCTGCTTTCCTGCacattagactagccacaatgggtagtaacatagagtagtaacatgggcatgttactactctatgttactacctctatagtgggaagTAACATATATGTGGTAACATGCAATACTTCATTTATtatgctatagactcatcttgccttgatatgtgtgatgttacagtaactagctaagttactagaaccacctctctcttcattaactcattgccacatagacaaatttgctgagttggacttgaagttactgctgaagttactcccactgtggctagtcttagacAAACAGTGAGTTATTATTAAAGGAATATATACCTTTTGTGGATGATCCAGCTTCTGAAGGTTCAGGAGTCTCGGAACCTGGGATAGCTTTCCACAACTGGATGGCATGGGTAATTGCATCACGCACCGGTTTTACCTATCATACAAAGCACAAACGTAAGTGTTGCATATGCAAAAGATGTGTCCACATCAATTTCACAATGTATGTACCTACCTTGTCAAATTTACAACGTTCAAGGGAGCGAAGGCAGGAAGTTCTGAAAGAGGCAACCAAATATCCAGAGCTGACAGCGATACTTGAAAGAGCTAGAGAAGCTGCTTTCCTTGTAGTCCAGTCACTACTCTTCAGGGAATCCATAATACTTGTTAGTGCTGATGATAAAGCCTGATCTGTAGAAGCACCTTCAGCCTACAAAAATTGGGACCACAGCAAAATAAGAACAACAACAGAAGGCTAAGGGCAGCCTCAAGTTACAACTTACGACATAAATTTGAAGATGAAGATAAATAGATAATCACTCTGCTTCTAGAATATTTCTGAATTTCCAGCAGAAAGACACCAATCATACTAGCAGTGTGAAGCATACTCGCAGTGAACAAGCAACAGCGACACCTGGATTTTCAGGGCAAGCTAGTTGTATTTTATGTGACAAACTACTGAGCAGCCATTAAATAATAGACTCTGTTATTACAAACTGCTGAGCAGCCATTAGATAACAGCTACTCTGCTATTACAATGAAGCATGCTTCCTTCCCATGATACTAGTACTAATTACTAGTACAGCACTACTTTATAGCAATTAATGATGCATGCCATGACTACAAAATCATTCAACTACCTAGACCATGTTCTGACAAAAATGATGGACCAGAATGGCTGAACACATAAGAAACTGAAGATGATAAAAGCAAAGCTCTCATCTCAGCTAAAAAAGCAAGGTAATCATTCCAAAATATAGAGAACATATAGGCAATAGTGCTGCTAGTGCATGAAGGGGTTCACAATTACAATGCAAATATTGGTAAGAGAGCAGGAGAGGGACCTGAACAATGCTTCTGAGCAGCTCGATCACCGCGGGCTTGGCCATGAAATGCGGGTTCTTGAGGATCTTAACAACACGGACAAGCATCTGCGGCAGAACAGGGCCAGGGAAGTAGCTGCTCTCATCGATCACCTTGGCCAGGCAGAGCGCGGCCCCGGCCTGGACATACCTGTTCTGCTCGCCGAGCGACTCGAACAGCGGCCGCACCAGCGCGACCAGCGCGGCGCCGCCGTCCCCGAAGTCCCTGGCGCACGCCGAGAGGGTGCCGCAGGTGTCGACGCAGGCGTCCCGGACGACGGAGTCGGCGTCCTTGAGGCGGCGGACGACGCTGGCGACGAGCTTGGGCATGTGCGGCGCCAGCAGGGCCCCGTGCGACCGCGCCAGCGCGCCGATCGCCTTGACGCACTCCTTGCGCACCGCGCTCTTCTGGTCCGCGTCGGTGTCGACGACGCAGGAGAGGAAGGGGCCGACCATGTCCGGGGCCAGGGCGTCGACGGTGCCGTGCAGCTCGCCGAGGCCGATCTGGTAGGTGTCCCGGTCGGCGATCTTGTTGAGGGCCTGCACCAGCCTGTGCTTGAGCTCGAacgccgccttgcccttggacgGGGCGGCCGTGCTGGACTTCATTTCGGCGGCGGGGCGACGAACTGGCGGGGGTCGGTCTCAGTGGCGGGTGCAGAAGGGGGCGGATGCCTTCGTCTTCCCCTGGGGGTGGGGGCTGGGGGTGGTGGTAGCTCCGACGCCAGCCATGGCTTGATCCCTGCAGAGCGGTTTTGAAATCGAGCAGAGTGAGATCGATCCAGAGTTTTCAAAATTTGAACAAGTGCCAACAAATTGCCGGCAATCGTGCACCGGGATTCAGAAATCGACTGGAACTGGAACTGAAACAGGAAGCGGCCGAATCGAAACCAGGCGGACAGAAACCGCAAACGCATCATCCATCGCCGGCATGCGTATGTCGAGCTTGAGCTTGCGGTGGCGCGGTACATCCCCAAACGTACGGCTCGGCTAAACCCCTGGAAGAACCCGCCCACCCTAGCACTAGGGACCGAACGAATCTCACCGCAGAAATCTGGACCGAGCCCGCGGCGGGCAGCCCGCGAATCGGGGCACGAACCGACGAGATGACGCGGCGTTCGAAGAGGGTTCTCCCTCGCTCGGAACAGAACCGCGGGCAGTAGCTATAGCGCGGCGCAGGCGAGTCGCCCGGATTCGATTCGAACCCGCCCGCCGCGCGAGCGAGCTTGCTTCCCTCTGAGCTTGGCTTGGCTTGGCTCGCGCCCCCCGGGCCGGAGGACGGAGGACGAGCTGGCTGGCGACGCGGGAGCAGAGCAGCGCCGCGGGCGAGGGGAGGGTGGAGGCAGTAGGGGAGCGGCAGGCACTTACAGCGGGAgcaggagcggcggcggtggcgcgctaTCCGAGCCTCCACCTCCCTCTCCGGCGCGGGAGCTGCCTGGCTGTGCCTGGGGAGAAGCCTCCGAGCCGGTCCGCCCTTCTTCCTCCCCTTCTACCACCCACCACTAGCCGCGATTTGAATTCGAACTGGGCCTGCGCCTGCGGTAACCAAGCCGAGCCAAGCGAGCGAGCGGTGAAAATGGCAGCGTGCTCTGCTGTCTCTTTTTTTTTTTAACCTTTTCCCGTCTTTTACTTCCCCGTGCGCCCCTCTTTTTCGGCGAGGAGGGCGGCGGCCCCGAGGCAGGTGCTGCCGCGACGACGGCTGGTCAGCTCGCCGGGGCCCGCCCGTCATGGACGCGGGGGCGCGGCAGGCCGGGATTTCGAATTTCGCGGACGACGACGACGTGGCCGCTGGGTCCCGGCCGCCGGCGACCGTGTCTGGCCGGAGAGAGAGGCAGACGACGCTCCCTCTCGTCTTGTCCTGGAGCAGGCAGGCGGGCGGGGCCCCCATGTAAGGGGCACAGCACAGTACTACTAGGTGGAATGGAatatgccaaggaggaggagccagCAGTGGAACGGAGTGATGGCACTGGGTCACGGCGGGCTCGCACAGCCTGCTTTGCCGGCCTAGGACCCGACCGCGCATTCAAATCTAAACGTCTGCCCCGGTCCGACTAAAAATGGTTAAATGGAGTACTGACCACCGATGAGTCACTCATTTTTTGGAATTCCAAGAGGGATTTGCTTCTGTtctaaaatactccctctgttcccggcAGAAATCACATATTTAACCTGAGGGCGAAATCAAATCACAATCTAACCTGATCTCGAAAAAATTTCACATAACAAACCGTTTTGGATGGCGCCCTGCAACGCACTGCATTATGCAGCGCCTTTGCCTAAGGCGTCGCGTACCCGGCCAGCGTGGCAGCCCGGGGCCAAGTGCGGCCCCACAGCCAGCTGTGCAGCGTCTAAGGGTTAGGCGCCACAcagtgtaatgtgcagcgcctagtgcTTAGGCGCTGCACATTGACTTAAGCCGCATCAGGCCAGCCCTCCCAGGCAGTTCTTCccctctccatgaagttgctctctGGACAGAGAGCAGCAGCGCCACACAGTGTAGACATATATGTGATGTTTAGTTTTTTGCAGATATATATTAGATGTTTAGTTTTGTAGACATATATGTGATGTTTAGTTAtttttagatatatattagatgttgagtttatttgaaatatgagatgttgagtttttttgagatatatatatatgagaatttACAATCATTTATTAATTGTGCGAGAAGAACATGTTGAGATTGTTGTAGTTGAACTCATATGAGATGTTTAGTGTataccgatatttgagatgaaaatgaactcatatatgtttattgtttgaactttgtaaggatggtttggcttctcgatgaTGCCTACGACACACGacaccgggcctacatgatgcACGAGAAGGAGATGGTAATAATGAGTACTGTAAATATTTTGAaaatttgcctttagttgaaattGACATGCCttaagatttgtcattacttgttttttgcagaagcttgaacctctgaagattcggtatcacggggtctctggcCCTGCCATGCCctacgatgagcggtacacacctgttggggaacatagtaatttcaaaaaaaaatcctacgcacacgcaatatcatggtgatgcgtagcaacgagaggggagagtgttgtccacgtaccctcgtagaccgaaagcggaagcgttagaacaacgtggttgctgtaatcgtacgtcttcacggcccgaccgatcaagcaccgaaaacacggcacctccgagttctagcacacgttcagctcgatgacgtccctcgaactccaatccagccgagtgtcgagggagagttccgtcagcacgacggcgtggtgacgatgatgatgttctaccgtcgcagggcttcgcctaagcaccgctacaatattatcgaggaggactatggtggaggagggcaccgcatacggctaagagatcaatgatctgttgttctctctagaggtgcccccctgcccccgtatataaaggagcaagagggagggggtggccggccagggaggaggcacgccaaggggagtcctactcccaccgggagtaggactccctccttccttgttggattaggagaaggggggggagaggagggagagagaggaaggaaaggggggcgccgcccccctctccttgtcctattcggactaggggggaggggggcgcggccctgccctggcctcctctcctcttctccactaaggcccactatggcccattaagcccccggggggttccgataacctcccggtactccggtaaaatcccaatttcacccggaacacttccgatatccaaatataggattccaatatatcaatcttcatgcctcgaccatttcgagactcctcgtcatgtccgtgatcatatccgggactccgaacaaccttccgtacatcaaaactcataaactcataatataatcgtcattgaaactttaagcgtgcgaaccctacgggttcgagaactatgtagacatgaccgagacacgtctccggtcaataaccaatagcggaacctggatgctcatattggctcctacatattctacgaagatctttatcgatcaaaccgcataacaacatacgttgttccctttgtcttcggtatgt
Above is a window of Triticum dicoccoides isolate Atlit2015 ecotype Zavitan chromosome 5B, WEW_v2.0, whole genome shotgun sequence DNA encoding:
- the LOC119311604 gene encoding TORTIFOLIA1-like protein 2, producing MKSSTAAPSKGKAAFELKHRLVQALNKIADRDTYQIGLGELHGTVDALAPDMVGPFLSCVVDTDADQKSAVRKECVKAIGALARSHGALLAPHMPKLVASVVRRLKDADSVVRDACVDTCGTLSACARDFGDGGAALVALVRPLFESLGEQNRYVQAGAALCLAKVIDESSYFPGPVLPQMLVRVVKILKNPHFMAKPAVIELLRSIVQAEGASTDQALSSALTSIMDSLKSSDWTTRKAASLALSSIAVSSGYLVASFRTSCLRSLERCKFDKVKPVRDAITHAIQLWKAIPGSETPEPSEAGSSTKENFFGDHNDARSVHDGGSRATSFRRVDPTPSASVLSGSSITSVKKRSPLSVNKIPQNNASNQQHLKSSDWHVEISVPKQNTVPDLGKKGYGSNRMLKYTKGSPYGIVDEDIKSDYDPMDDKQECSSLSEVASRSYETKHVTSALEVTEDVTELCPRARETKSIDSTVTDVTSHGTHTCCLSATKELALIRKQLQEMERKQANLFDLLQEFMSNSVENMSVLNSKVHNLEYAVDKTVYTITQSESRYQLPGSKGFKNQSVSSSPRLSNSTPRSSVDANFRPPTIPHLKQEKKWAHDLPSKGTSTCVKEGHEFLKAHARNRVMKPGAGSSEESYIPSSVRSRASGVKGAFPVPFTGPCDQPDLQNALCASNQAGEFRGADGMEPAYAEALSYGDSDDLIDLMDRTGPVLDKLSRETANELLRVIAGQFLDTKLFDLALPWIQQVVDLSTVYKPSQVFVSARAQREFLSALEEAATSGSTEPAVRIAIVQLAFKLTKACEAAPCRKISTRVSRGSESVVMATAM